A region from the Polaribacter sp. Hel1_33_78 genome encodes:
- the rho gene encoding transcription termination factor Rho, producing the protein MFEISELKAKTLADLQVIAKSIGLAKTSQLKKLDLVYQILDTQAATPAKRVDSENPKKTRTEKPKRKRVSKTSAPTTSSNNPAIEIVDAENLKQQKTALQMPVSKKIEHKEAEVKTEVSTVTLDKKDEKQIQKPRNNPNKPQSNKSQPSKPVAKNNPQKNKSQNQNRDRNNSTRNNSNQSGNRYRDPDFEFDGIIESEGVLEMMADGYGFLRSSDYNYLSSPDDIYVSQSQIKLFGLKTGDTVRGNVRPPKEGEKYFPLIRVSKINGLNPNIVRDRVSFEHLTPLFPEEKFNLAEKGSSLSTRIIYLFSPLGKGQRGMIVAQPKTGKTMLLKDIAKAIAQNHPEVYQIVLLIDERPEEVTDMQRSVRGEVVASTFDEPADKHVRVANIVLEKAKRLVECGHDVVILLDSITRLARAYNTVAPASGKILSGGIDANALHKPKRFFGAARNIENGGSLTIIATALTETGSKMDEVIFEEFKGTGNMELQLDRNISNRRIYPAIDLIKSSTRRDDLLLDAKTVQRMWVLRKYLADMNPIEAMEFINDRIKFSKNNDEFLISMNG; encoded by the coding sequence ATGTTCGAAATTTCTGAACTAAAAGCAAAAACTCTTGCTGACTTGCAAGTAATTGCTAAATCTATTGGCCTTGCCAAAACCAGTCAATTAAAAAAGTTAGACTTAGTGTATCAAATCTTAGATACACAAGCTGCCACCCCAGCAAAGAGAGTCGATTCTGAAAATCCAAAAAAAACAAGGACTGAAAAACCAAAAAGAAAACGAGTTTCTAAGACTTCTGCGCCAACTACATCCTCAAATAATCCTGCTATTGAAATTGTAGATGCAGAAAATCTAAAACAACAAAAAACAGCTCTACAAATGCCTGTTTCCAAGAAAATTGAGCATAAAGAAGCTGAAGTAAAAACTGAAGTTAGTACCGTTACTTTGGATAAAAAAGACGAAAAGCAGATACAAAAACCTAGAAACAACCCCAATAAGCCTCAGTCGAATAAATCTCAACCAAGTAAACCTGTTGCGAAAAATAATCCGCAGAAAAATAAAAGTCAGAACCAAAATAGGGACAGAAATAACAGTACTCGAAATAACAGTAACCAATCTGGAAACCGATATAGAGACCCTGATTTTGAATTTGACGGAATTATTGAAAGTGAAGGTGTGCTGGAAATGATGGCTGATGGTTATGGTTTTTTACGTTCTTCTGATTATAATTATTTATCATCTCCAGATGACATATATGTATCTCAATCTCAAATTAAATTATTTGGCTTAAAAACTGGTGATACTGTAAGGGGAAATGTAAGACCTCCAAAAGAAGGAGAAAAGTATTTTCCTTTAATTAGAGTTTCAAAAATAAATGGATTAAATCCAAATATTGTTAGAGATAGAGTATCATTTGAACATTTAACGCCATTATTTCCTGAAGAAAAATTCAATTTAGCAGAAAAGGGTAGCTCTTTATCAACAAGAATTATTTACTTATTTTCTCCATTAGGGAAAGGTCAACGTGGTATGATCGTAGCGCAACCTAAAACTGGTAAAACCATGTTATTAAAGGATATTGCGAAGGCAATTGCGCAAAATCACCCAGAAGTTTATCAAATTGTTTTACTTATTGACGAGCGTCCGGAAGAAGTTACAGACATGCAAAGAAGTGTTCGTGGAGAAGTTGTTGCTTCTACATTTGATGAACCTGCAGACAAACATGTACGTGTTGCCAATATAGTATTAGAAAAAGCAAAACGTTTGGTTGAATGTGGACATGATGTCGTTATTCTTTTAGATTCTATTACACGTTTGGCAAGAGCTTATAATACTGTTGCTCCAGCGTCAGGAAAAATACTTTCTGGTGGTATAGACGCCAATGCATTGCACAAACCAAAACGTTTCTTTGGAGCTGCAAGAAATATTGAAAATGGTGGCTCATTAACTATTATTGCGACTGCTCTGACGGAAACTGGTTCTAAAATGGATGAAGTGATCTTTGAAGAGTTTAAAGGAACAGGAAACATGGAACTTCAGTTAGATAGAAATATTTCTAATAGACGTATCTACCCTGCAATTGATTTGATTAAATCTTCTACAAGAAGAGATGATTTATTATTAGATGCTAAAACCGTTCAACGTATGTGGGTTTTGCGTAAATATCTTGCAGACATGAACCCAATAGAGGCTATGGAATTTATAAATGATAGAATTAAGTTCTCTAAAAATAATGATGAGTTTCTAATCTCTATGAATGGTTAA
- a CDS encoding peptidylprolyl isomerase, translated as MAVLSKIRERSMFLIIIIGLALFAFVLDPSTLGDFFNSNKVNEIGEINGESISRQEFTQELESYKQKAGNGVTEMQASKTVWDNIVRKKIYKNQLSEAGITIGEADVWNEIVNASFVQSNPEYQNEAGLFDENKFKQFLASEKENKTQLWSQWSDYMSQIRDNSETTTYNNLVTAGLGASLKEGETEYMIENTKLNAQFVHVPFTSIADSLVKIKLSEVEAYIKNHKNDFKVEASRDISYVQFNIVATDADQEVIKKNIGTLIEDFKESDDESVFLSENDSDTNLNSNIQFKNLLNQEVADIIYAGNKGDVVGPYKDKEFFKISKITEVSQMPDSVRASHILIPFIGSQRVAADVTRSEEEAKELADSLLTIVKRSKRKFGSLAKTFSSDKGSALKEGDLDWFNYSRMTPAFRDFCFEGKKGDIDVVKSPFGFHIIRIDNQKNKQKVLKLATFSRKIVPSEATENVAFRNAEEFALAVSKENMYFEVALGKNYKPKPAVGLKALDENVAGLGSQRQIVRWAFGKETKVNDFKRFDLEGSHVVVFVTNATEKGLMSAAKATNRVRPILVNEKKAALINEKLQGASLSDIATANNTTVKSANGITLKNPTLSGVGLEPKIVGAMYNAELNKVFSPIAGNRGVFAFMLTSKEIPTALPNYDSSRKRIAESRKRLTFKMFEAIKKTSNVEDYRANMYNAN; from the coding sequence ATGGCAGTTTTATCAAAAATTAGAGAACGTTCAATGTTCTTAATTATCATTATCGGATTAGCGCTTTTTGCTTTTGTGCTAGATCCATCTACACTTGGTGATTTTTTCAACTCTAATAAGGTTAATGAAATAGGTGAAATTAACGGAGAATCTATATCGAGACAAGAGTTTACGCAAGAATTGGAAAGTTACAAACAAAAAGCAGGAAACGGCGTTACAGAAATGCAAGCGTCAAAAACTGTTTGGGATAATATTGTTAGAAAAAAAATCTATAAAAATCAGTTAAGTGAAGCCGGTATCACAATTGGTGAAGCGGATGTTTGGAACGAAATAGTGAATGCCTCTTTTGTTCAAAGTAACCCTGAATATCAAAATGAAGCTGGTTTGTTTGATGAAAATAAATTCAAGCAATTTTTAGCTAGTGAAAAAGAAAATAAAACTCAATTATGGTCTCAATGGTCAGATTATATGAGTCAAATTAGAGATAATTCTGAAACAACTACTTATAATAATCTAGTAACTGCGGGTTTAGGAGCTTCTTTAAAAGAAGGAGAAACTGAATATATGATAGAGAATACTAAGTTAAATGCACAGTTTGTGCATGTGCCTTTCACAAGTATTGCCGACAGTTTAGTAAAAATAAAATTATCTGAAGTGGAAGCTTATATTAAAAATCATAAGAATGATTTTAAAGTAGAAGCATCTAGAGATATTTCTTATGTTCAGTTTAATATTGTTGCAACTGATGCGGACCAAGAAGTTATCAAGAAAAATATTGGAACTTTAATTGAAGATTTTAAAGAATCGGATGATGAATCGGTGTTTTTATCTGAAAATGATTCAGACACAAACTTAAATTCAAACATTCAATTTAAAAATTTATTAAATCAAGAAGTTGCGGATATAATTTATGCGGGTAACAAAGGTGATGTTGTGGGGCCATACAAGGACAAAGAGTTCTTTAAGATTTCAAAAATAACAGAAGTGAGTCAAATGCCAGATTCTGTGAGAGCTAGTCATATCTTAATTCCGTTTATTGGGTCTCAGAGAGTTGCTGCAGATGTTACAAGGTCAGAGGAAGAGGCTAAGGAATTAGCAGATAGTCTTTTAACGATTGTAAAAAGAAGTAAAAGGAAATTTGGAAGTTTAGCAAAAACTTTTTCATCTGATAAAGGTTCTGCCCTAAAAGAAGGAGATTTAGACTGGTTTAATTACTCAAGAATGACACCAGCTTTTAGAGATTTTTGCTTTGAAGGAAAAAAAGGAGATATCGATGTGGTTAAAAGTCCATTTGGTTTTCACATTATTAGAATTGACAACCAAAAAAATAAACAAAAGGTATTAAAGTTAGCTACTTTTAGTAGAAAAATTGTTCCTTCTGAAGCAACTGAAAATGTAGCGTTTAGAAATGCTGAAGAATTTGCTTTAGCGGTTTCTAAGGAGAACATGTATTTTGAAGTAGCATTAGGGAAAAATTACAAACCAAAACCAGCTGTCGGTTTAAAAGCTTTAGATGAAAATGTAGCCGGTCTAGGAAGTCAAAGACAAATTGTAAGATGGGCTTTTGGCAAAGAAACTAAAGTCAACGATTTTAAGCGTTTTGATTTAGAAGGAAGTCATGTGGTTGTATTTGTTACAAATGCTACAGAAAAGGGTTTAATGTCGGCTGCAAAAGCTACAAATAGAGTAAGACCAATTCTAGTGAATGAAAAGAAAGCTGCCTTAATTAATGAAAAATTACAAGGAGCTTCTTTGAGTGATATTGCTACTGCGAATAATACAACTGTTAAAAGCGCTAATGGAATAACTTTAAAAAATCCTACACTCTCTGGAGTTGGTCTTGAACCAAAAATTGTTGGAGCAATGTATAATGCAGAATTAAATAAAGTTTTTAGTCCTATTGCAGGTAATAGAGGTGTTTTTGCTTTTATGTTAACCAGCAAAGAAATTCCTACGGCATTACCAAACTATGATAGTAGCAGAAAAAGAATTGCTGAATCTAGAAAAAGATTGACATTTAAAATGTTTGAAGCTATTAAGAAAACATCTAATGTAGAAGACTATCGAGCAAATATGTATAATGCGAACTAG
- a CDS encoding hemolysin family protein, which yields MEIELIIVIVSILLSAFFSGMEIAFVSANKMHIELEKKREGFIPKILKVITQKSSKFITTMLVGNNISLVIYSYYMGKFLIRILPLSSFNEFSILLVQTIISTILILVTAEFLPKAIFRIYANEVLKIFAIPAYIFYYLFHFFSEFITAISDFFLRVFFKTNAYEEQTEFSKEELGNYINEQLETGSIDYDFDSEIQIFQNALEFQNLKAREVMVPRTEIISVEIHETVSNLKNAFIKTGLSKILVYKSSLDDVVGYVNAFELFKTPKTIKSILLPLELVPESMMINDVLNALMKKRKSVAVVIDEYGGTSGMITVEDIVEELFGEIEDEHDSQEFLEEKINDSKFNFSARLEIDYLNEEYHLNILKSEAYETLGGFIIEHTENIPEEKELIEIDNLEFKILKMSGAKIDEVSLKVINPED from the coding sequence ATGGAAATTGAACTTATTATTGTTATTGTATCAATTTTATTATCCGCCTTTTTTTCAGGGATGGAAATTGCATTTGTTTCTGCTAATAAAATGCACATAGAATTAGAAAAAAAAAGAGAAGGTTTTATTCCTAAAATCCTTAAGGTCATAACTCAAAAATCATCAAAGTTTATTACCACAATGCTAGTAGGTAATAATATTTCTTTGGTAATTTATAGTTATTATATGGGCAAATTTCTAATAAGAATATTGCCTCTAAGTAGTTTTAATGAATTTTCTATTTTACTAGTACAAACGATTATTTCTACAATTTTAATTTTAGTTACAGCAGAATTTTTACCGAAAGCTATTTTTAGAATTTATGCGAATGAAGTGCTGAAAATATTCGCAATTCCTGCTTATATATTTTATTATTTATTTCATTTCTTTTCAGAATTTATTACGGCAATTTCAGACTTTTTTTTGCGAGTTTTTTTTAAAACAAATGCATATGAAGAGCAAACAGAGTTTAGCAAAGAAGAGCTAGGTAATTATATTAATGAGCAGTTAGAAACAGGGAGTATAGATTATGATTTCGATTCTGAAATTCAAATTTTTCAAAACGCTTTAGAATTTCAAAATCTAAAAGCTAGAGAAGTTATGGTGCCTAGAACGGAAATTATATCCGTAGAAATTCATGAAACTGTCTCGAATTTAAAGAATGCTTTTATTAAAACTGGACTGTCAAAGATTTTGGTTTACAAATCATCTTTAGATGATGTTGTTGGGTATGTAAATGCTTTTGAGTTATTTAAAACCCCAAAAACCATAAAATCAATTTTACTTCCTTTGGAGCTCGTACCAGAGTCTATGATGATTAATGATGTACTGAATGCTTTAATGAAAAAACGCAAAAGTGTAGCTGTTGTTATTGATGAGTATGGAGGGACCTCTGGGATGATTACCGTTGAAGATATTGTAGAAGAACTGTTTGGTGAAATAGAAGATGAGCATGATTCACAAGAATTTTTAGAAGAAAAAATTAATGATTCAAAATTTAATTTTTCTGCAAGGTTAGAAATAGATTATTTAAATGAAGAATATCATTTAAATATTTTAAAATCGGAAGCTTATGAAACTTTAGGAGGTTTTATTATTGAACACACCGAAAATATTCCAGAAGAAAAAGAACTCATTGAAATCGATAATTTGGAATTTAAAATATTGAAAATGAGTGGTGCAAAAATTGATGAAGTTTCATTAAAAGTTATCAATCCAGAAGATTAA